The genome window aattttagtaccataaatactatttatttttttccaggtcattaaatatatgtatatttatattattttaatcacGTTATGACTTAGATTTTTTATGTTGTGTGTTAGGatttttaatctatttatttattctctCATAATGTTatgcttttttaaaaaaaaaatgttagtacCATAAatgctatttatttttttccattcatcaaatatatgtatatttatattattttaatcaacTAGAAAACTGTGCTAGCTTTTCTCTCTAGCAAGTCTAGAGTTTTTCTCTCCTCCCAGCTTTTCGTCTAGGGTTTTCGGTGCTTCCGTTCGTTTCTCCGGCAGTTTCCTTCCGGTTTTTCTCGTCGTATCTTCGGCGTAATCAATTTTCTTTCATCGTTGTTTTTGTGTTTGCTGGTAACTAGCGTTAGCATGGCCTCGGGTGATGGTGATGTTGCGGCGGTAACGGTGCGCTGGGCGGACATGGTCTTAGAGGATGAGTCGGTCGACTTTGAGCCGATTGGTGATACCGTAGGGTTGTCCAAACGGAGGGCGTGCAGGCTTGAACGGTTGTTGGACGTTTTCTGACTGAAAAGCTGATTAAGATTGAGTATATGCGCCAGGTAATGGCTTCTGTTTGGTAGCCAGTCAAAGGCGTTCAAGTGTCGGAACTCCAACCCAATCTgttcctttttgttttcttccatgAGTCGGACATGCACCATGTAATACAGGAGGGACCTTGGTCATTTGAAAACCACACGCTGGTCTGTCGTCAAGTGCATGATGGCGTCCTCCCAAGCGATGTCGTGCTTGATGCGGTAGATATGTGGGTTCAGGTTCACGATCTTCTGCTAGGCTATACATCAGACGAGGTTTTGGAACAGGTTAGAAACTTCCTGGGTTCTTTTGTTCGATGTGACGATAGGTTTGCAGGGGTTCCATGGCGATCTTTCTACCGTGTGCGGGTTGCCATTCCGATAGCACGCCCAATCAAGAGGCGTATGCGGATGGTAAAAAGAGACAAACAGTGCTATTGGGTTACATTCAAGTATGAGAGGTTGCATACCTTTTGTTTCTTCTGCGGGTTCCTAGGGCACTCGTACAAGTTCTGTTTGAAAGCACGAGACTCAGGGTTGCCAGTTGATCATTACCCTTATAGTGCTGACCTTCGAGCTGGAGTCGGAAGAGGGCCGGGAGCGGTGGGCGACCCGTGGTTGGTGCCGTTAGGGGGTTCACCGCGAACTGCGGGGACGCCGTCGGTGGTGGACGCGGTCGGTAGCGGCGGGGTGGAGGCAGCGCAGCCGGCTAG of Ipomoea triloba cultivar NCNSP0323 chromosome 3, ASM357664v1 contains these proteins:
- the LOC116013092 gene encoding uncharacterized protein LOC116013092 — translated: MHHVIQEGPWSFENHTLVCRQVHDGVLPSDVVLDAVDMWVQVHDLLLGYTSDEVLEQVRNFLGSFVRCDDRFAGVPWRSFYRVRVAIPIARPIKRRMRMVKRDKQCYWVTFKYERLHTFCFFCGFLGHSYKFCLKARDSGLPVDHYPYSADLRAGVGRGPGAVGDPWLVPLGGSPRTAGTPSVVDAVGSGGVEAAQPASRQIEERGIVAVSKRWCEGYGSGSKRPGSGSGDVTMTEVSKNLHMAGTGSQSRPSS